A stretch of Microbacterium caowuchunii DNA encodes these proteins:
- the arsB gene encoding ACR3 family arsenite efflux transporter → MSTTTASRRRAGAAGRLSTLDRWLPAWIALAMVAGLLLGRFVPWVSTALSRMEIGGISLPIALGLLVMMYPVLAKVRYDRVAAVTGDKRLLLSSLLLNWVAGPAVMFALAWLFLPDLPEYRTGLIIVGLARCIAMVVIWNDLACGDREAAAVLVAVNSVFQVVAFSLLGWFYLTVLPGWLGLDTQGLDVPVGQIAINVLIFLGVPLVAGLASRWIGERRRGRAWYEGTFLPRIGPWALYGLLFTIALLFALQGEQIAARPWDVARIALPLLLYFAVMWSAGLATGKALGLGYARSSTLAFTAAGNNFELAIAVAIGAFGAASGQALAGVVGPLIEVPVLVGLVYVSLWAARTWFHTDPYAPVAAGTSRHPAPPIPKDTP, encoded by the coding sequence GTGAGCACCACGACCGCGTCCCGGCGCCGCGCGGGTGCGGCGGGACGGCTGTCGACGCTCGACCGGTGGCTGCCGGCATGGATCGCTCTCGCGATGGTGGCGGGTCTCCTGCTCGGCCGGTTCGTGCCGTGGGTCTCCACCGCCCTCAGCCGGATGGAGATCGGCGGGATCTCCCTGCCCATCGCGCTCGGACTCCTCGTGATGATGTACCCCGTGCTGGCCAAGGTCCGGTACGACCGGGTCGCCGCCGTCACCGGCGACAAGCGCCTGCTCCTGTCCTCGCTGCTGCTGAACTGGGTGGCCGGCCCCGCGGTGATGTTCGCCCTCGCCTGGCTCTTCCTGCCGGACCTGCCCGAGTACCGCACCGGGCTGATCATCGTCGGCCTCGCCCGCTGCATCGCCATGGTCGTGATCTGGAACGACCTGGCCTGCGGAGACCGCGAGGCCGCCGCGGTGCTGGTGGCGGTCAACTCCGTCTTCCAGGTGGTGGCGTTCTCCCTGCTGGGGTGGTTCTACCTCACGGTGCTGCCGGGATGGCTCGGCCTCGACACCCAGGGACTGGACGTCCCGGTCGGGCAGATCGCGATCAATGTGCTGATCTTCCTCGGTGTGCCGCTGGTCGCGGGCCTCGCGTCGCGGTGGATCGGCGAGCGCCGGAGGGGACGCGCCTGGTACGAGGGGACGTTCCTCCCCCGCATCGGGCCGTGGGCACTGTACGGACTCCTGTTCACCATCGCGCTCCTGTTCGCCCTGCAGGGCGAGCAGATCGCCGCGCGGCCGTGGGACGTCGCCCGCATCGCCCTGCCACTGCTGCTCTACTTCGCCGTGATGTGGTCGGCCGGGCTCGCGACCGGAAAAGCCCTCGGGCTCGGTTACGCCCGCTCCTCGACGCTGGCTTTCACCGCCGCCGGAAACAACTTCGAACTCGCGATCGCGGTCGCGATCGGCGCGTTCGGCGCAGCATCCGGGCAGGCCCTCGCCGGGGTGGTCGGCCCCCTGATCGAGGTCCCGGTGCTCGTCGGGCTCGTCTACGTGTCGCTCTGGGCGGCGCGCACCTGGTTCCACACGGACCCCTACGCACCGGTCGCGGCCGGCACCTCCCGGCATCCTGCTCCCCCGATCCCGAAGGACACCCCATGA
- a CDS encoding putative quinol monooxygenase, producing the protein MPDVHLTGRLVCRNAEEDARVREHLPRHIALTRAEPGCLAFEVHPSAIPWVWDVAERFRDEVSFRAHQDRVATSEWGMQTAGIERRYTVQGLSG; encoded by the coding sequence ATGCCCGACGTGCACCTCACCGGCCGGCTCGTCTGTCGCAATGCCGAGGAGGACGCCCGCGTACGGGAACACCTTCCTCGCCACATCGCGCTCACCCGCGCTGAGCCGGGGTGTCTCGCCTTCGAGGTCCACCCGTCCGCCATCCCGTGGGTATGGGACGTCGCTGAGCGATTCCGCGACGAGGTCTCGTTCCGCGCGCACCAGGACAGGGTCGCGACGAGCGAGTGGGGGATGCAGACCGCCGGCATCGAACGCCGCTACACCGTGCAGGGGCTTTCGGGCTGA
- a CDS encoding magnesium and cobalt transport protein CorA, with protein sequence MPIVDNAVYVAGRRIENPASLEETFEYMRSRGGMAWIGLFRPTPEEIQQVAAEFSLHRLAVEDALSGHQRSKLERYDDILFAVLRPARYMDDTESVEFGELHVFVGPDFIVTIRHAESPDLARVRQRLEATPELLALGPEAVLYAILDQVVDEYQPVVAGVENDIDEIEDVLFTGGDTALSQRIYELSREVIVFQRATQPLAGMLESLLRGGDKYNVDVELQRSLRDVHDHSLRITDRIASFRSILENALTVNATLVTQRQTDTALVQNEQVKKISGWAAILFGPTLVGTVYGMNFRYMPELDWPLGYPLAVALMAATSVTLYAVFRKKHWL encoded by the coding sequence GTGCCCATCGTCGACAACGCCGTGTATGTAGCCGGCCGCCGCATCGAGAACCCCGCCAGCCTCGAGGAGACCTTCGAGTACATGCGGTCCCGGGGCGGGATGGCGTGGATCGGGCTGTTCCGGCCCACGCCGGAGGAGATCCAGCAGGTCGCCGCGGAGTTCTCGCTGCACCGTCTGGCGGTCGAGGACGCCCTGTCGGGGCACCAGCGGTCCAAGCTCGAGCGGTACGACGACATCCTCTTCGCCGTCCTGCGCCCCGCCCGCTACATGGACGACACCGAATCCGTCGAATTCGGGGAGCTGCACGTGTTCGTGGGGCCGGACTTCATCGTCACCATCCGCCATGCCGAGTCCCCCGATCTCGCGCGCGTGCGCCAGCGGCTGGAGGCGACTCCGGAGCTGCTCGCGCTCGGCCCCGAGGCCGTGCTGTACGCGATCCTCGATCAGGTCGTCGACGAGTACCAGCCCGTCGTGGCGGGCGTCGAGAACGACATCGACGAGATCGAGGACGTGCTGTTCACCGGCGGGGACACCGCGCTGTCGCAGCGCATCTACGAGCTGTCCCGCGAGGTCATCGTGTTCCAGCGCGCCACCCAGCCGCTGGCCGGGATGCTGGAGAGCCTCCTCCGGGGCGGGGACAAGTACAACGTCGACGTCGAGCTGCAGCGGTCGCTGCGTGACGTCCACGACCATTCGCTGCGGATCACCGACCGGATCGCCTCGTTCCGGTCGATCCTGGAGAACGCCCTGACCGTGAACGCGACGCTGGTCACGCAGCGGCAGACCGACACCGCGCTGGTCCAGAACGAGCAGGTGAAGAAGATCTCCGGCTGGGCGGCGATCCTGTTCGGTCCGACGCTGGTGGGCACGGTCTATGGGATGAACTTCCGCTACATGCCGGAGCTCGACTGGCCGCTGGGATATCCCCTCGCCGTGGCGCTGATGGCGGCGACAAGCGTCACGCTCTACGCCGTGTTCCGCAAGAAGCACTGGCTCTGA
- a CDS encoding arsenate reductase ArsC, with protein MSSGTPSVLFVCVHNAGRSQMAAGFLRHLAGERIEVRSAGSMPAEEINPVAVAAMAEVGVDITAEQPKVLTTEAVQDSDVVITMGCGDACPFFPGKRYEDWKLEDPAGQGIEAVRPIRDEIRKRIEDLVESLR; from the coding sequence ATGAGCTCCGGCACCCCCTCCGTCCTGTTCGTCTGCGTCCACAACGCCGGCCGTTCCCAGATGGCGGCCGGGTTCCTCCGCCACCTGGCGGGCGAGCGGATCGAGGTGCGCTCCGCCGGGTCGATGCCGGCGGAAGAGATCAACCCCGTCGCCGTCGCGGCCATGGCCGAGGTCGGCGTCGACATCACGGCCGAGCAGCCGAAGGTTCTCACGACCGAGGCCGTGCAGGACTCGGACGTCGTCATCACCATGGGATGCGGCGACGCCTGCCCTTTCTTCCCGGGAAAGCGCTACGAGGATTGGAAGCTCGAGGATCCCGCAGGCCAGGGCATCGAGGCCGTCCGCCCGATCCGCGACGAGATCCGGAAACGGATCGAGGACCTCGTGGAGAGTCTCCGCTGA
- a CDS encoding dihydrofolate reductase family protein, which yields MPDTTCHMSVSLDGFVAGVDQSREQPLGRRGIEVHTWHLGDERVTAADEIAVGWLMRPRGAYVMGRNMFGPIRGEWDEDWRGWWGPEPPYHAPVFVLTHHPHEPIEMEGGTSFHFVTDGFDAAYAQAREAAGDRGVDIAGGAATVRQALAAGVVDELTLDIAPVLLGSGERIFDGIEEFGMEPVQVLHSPLATHIRYRRSG from the coding sequence ATGCCGGACACCACCTGCCACATGTCCGTGTCGCTCGACGGCTTCGTGGCCGGTGTCGACCAGAGCCGCGAGCAACCCCTTGGCAGACGCGGCATCGAGGTGCACACCTGGCACCTCGGCGACGAGCGCGTCACCGCCGCCGATGAGATCGCCGTGGGCTGGCTGATGCGGCCGCGCGGCGCGTACGTGATGGGCCGCAACATGTTCGGCCCCATCCGCGGGGAGTGGGACGAGGACTGGCGCGGATGGTGGGGACCCGAACCGCCCTACCACGCCCCCGTCTTCGTGCTCACGCATCACCCGCACGAGCCGATCGAAATGGAGGGCGGGACCAGCTTCCACTTCGTCACCGACGGGTTCGACGCCGCCTATGCGCAGGCCCGGGAGGCGGCGGGGGACCGGGGCGTCGACATCGCCGGCGGCGCCGCCACCGTGCGCCAGGCGCTCGCCGCCGGGGTCGTCGACGAGCTCACCCTCGACATCGCCCCCGTCCTCCTCGGAAGCGGCGAGCGGATCTTCGACGGGATCGAGGAGTTCGGGATGGAGCCGGTACAGGTGCTGCACTCGCCGCTCGCCACCCACATCCGGTACCGCCGGAGCGGCTGA
- a CDS encoding SdpI family protein yields the protein MENVLGARIVLFVLLLGAGILLIWLARSAASGRLKRNPLAGIRLPSTMATDEAWLAAHVRAKRPTVWAGCTFLATAAFVLLPVSDPVLSVGVLLGCLIVLVMVIHAARVGVRAAIDTSRDPDS from the coding sequence ATGGAGAACGTCTTAGGGGCGCGGATCGTGCTCTTCGTTCTCTTGCTCGGGGCCGGCATCCTCCTGATCTGGCTCGCTCGTTCCGCCGCGTCAGGCCGGCTGAAGCGGAATCCGCTCGCGGGTATCCGGTTGCCCAGCACGATGGCGACCGACGAGGCCTGGCTTGCTGCCCACGTCCGGGCGAAGCGCCCGACGGTTTGGGCGGGGTGCACATTCCTCGCCACTGCAGCCTTCGTGCTTCTCCCGGTCTCCGATCCCGTCCTCTCCGTCGGGGTCCTGCTGGGGTGTCTGATCGTCCTCGTGATGGTGATCCATGCTGCGCGAGTCGGCGTGCGCGCGGCGATCGACACTTCCCGCGATCCGGATTCCTGA
- a CDS encoding ATP-binding protein has protein sequence MGRARPVRHHDAHGPTRGTLGRPPVRGALTGEPTHGGAAIRLGGDCLVGCGPRSLKGATLGDLLGRRAERDAVDTLLSKARAGRSGALVVRGTAGIGKTALLQYARDAAATAGFRIESSVGVESEMQFAFAGLHQLCAPLLDHIDTLPPPQRTALGVAFGQQDGATPDRFLVGLATLNLLAEAAEVEPLLCLVDDAQWLDEASAQVLAFVARRVAAERIAFAFAVRDVLPEETGRRPSALDGLPELRLHGLDDADARALLESALPVPLDERMLERIVAESWGNPLALLELPQSAAWTGGFESPSTLDVPRRLEESFRHRFRSLPDDTRVLLLAAAAEPTGDAALLFRAASHLDVSEGALGPAEAVGLVSVDGRVTFRHPLVRSAIYRDATPPDQRRAHDALAAATDPDADPDRRAWHRAQAVLGLNEEAAAELEQSAGRALRRGGLAAAGAFLQRATELTPDPADRSRRALDAAEAKQETGASGAARELLAVAEAGPLDALQRGRLELLRAQISFHLTRGADVPGMLLDAAETLAPLDGALSRNIYLHALDAAIITGGPTGIRIAEAMLSRFASDVPTRPVDLLLHGLAVTMTRGYAEGVPTLRCALAVLRDSARDAIRDNTVRPWLWIAGRVAVGILDDELAHVLAECDVAMARADGALARLPASLNFHANVLVISGQLTRAGELAAEAAAIADATGGVQMRHAQAILAGWRGDQAETDALNDLTFHDPSYPADGTEVALAQYATAVLHNGLGEYALAREAAAKACDSIELSLSTVALPELIEASVRTGEPERAAVALEELSARARASDTSWARGLEARSRALTVTGPGAEDHYREATARLDDSRVRGEAARAHLLYGEWLRREGRRQDAREQLRTAHELLTDMGAVAFAARAARELRATGERPQKRTAQPTDALTSQELHIARLVATGATSREVGTQLFLSPRTIEAHLRNIFRKLGISSRRQLKELPLG, from the coding sequence CTGGGGCGTGCCCGACCGGTTCGCCATCATGACGCGCATGGGCCGACTCGGGGCACCCTCGGACGGCCGCCCGTCCGCGGCGCTCTGACCGGCGAGCCGACGCATGGCGGCGCCGCCATTCGTCTCGGTGGCGATTGCTTAGTAGGGTGTGGGCCACGTTCTCTGAAGGGAGCGACGCTGGGGGACCTACTGGGCCGGCGCGCCGAACGCGACGCGGTCGACACACTCCTCTCCAAGGCACGGGCCGGGCGGAGCGGGGCGCTCGTCGTGCGCGGGACGGCAGGCATCGGCAAGACGGCGCTGCTCCAGTACGCCCGGGATGCGGCGGCCACGGCGGGCTTCCGGATCGAGTCATCCGTCGGGGTCGAATCCGAGATGCAGTTCGCTTTCGCGGGCCTGCACCAGTTGTGCGCGCCCCTGCTCGATCACATCGACACGTTGCCCCCTCCGCAGCGGACGGCACTCGGCGTGGCCTTCGGGCAGCAGGACGGCGCAACTCCGGATCGCTTCCTCGTGGGGCTCGCCACCCTCAACCTGCTGGCGGAGGCCGCCGAGGTGGAGCCCCTGCTCTGCCTCGTCGATGACGCCCAGTGGCTGGATGAGGCATCCGCTCAGGTGCTCGCCTTCGTGGCGCGACGCGTGGCTGCCGAGCGGATCGCTTTCGCGTTCGCCGTGCGCGACGTCCTCCCCGAGGAGACCGGACGCCGGCCTTCCGCCTTGGACGGACTGCCGGAGCTGCGTCTGCACGGACTCGACGACGCCGATGCGCGGGCACTGCTGGAGTCCGCGCTCCCCGTCCCGCTGGACGAACGCATGCTCGAGCGGATCGTGGCCGAGTCGTGGGGCAATCCGCTGGCGCTGCTGGAGCTCCCGCAATCGGCGGCGTGGACGGGCGGATTCGAGTCACCCAGCACCCTCGATGTCCCCCGTCGGCTGGAGGAGAGCTTCCGGCACCGCTTCCGCAGCCTGCCCGACGACACCCGCGTGCTGCTTCTCGCGGCAGCCGCGGAACCCACGGGAGACGCGGCACTGCTCTTCCGGGCGGCATCCCATCTCGACGTGTCCGAGGGTGCGCTCGGTCCTGCCGAAGCCGTCGGGCTGGTGAGCGTCGACGGCCGGGTGACGTTCCGGCATCCGCTGGTCCGCTCGGCGATCTACCGCGACGCGACGCCGCCCGACCAGCGTCGGGCGCATGACGCCTTGGCCGCCGCGACCGACCCGGACGCCGACCCCGACCGGCGGGCATGGCACCGGGCGCAGGCGGTACTGGGGCTGAACGAGGAGGCCGCCGCAGAACTGGAGCAGTCCGCCGGCCGGGCGCTCCGCCGCGGCGGGCTGGCCGCGGCGGGCGCGTTCCTCCAGCGGGCGACGGAGCTGACCCCCGACCCGGCCGACCGGTCGAGGCGGGCCCTGGATGCGGCTGAGGCCAAGCAGGAGACCGGAGCCTCCGGCGCCGCCCGGGAGCTCCTGGCCGTGGCGGAGGCCGGGCCCCTCGACGCGCTGCAGCGTGGACGACTCGAACTGCTGCGCGCACAGATCTCGTTCCATCTGACCCGCGGCGCAGACGTGCCCGGCATGCTGCTGGATGCGGCCGAAACGCTCGCTCCGCTGGATGGCGCACTGTCGAGGAACATCTACCTGCACGCGCTGGATGCGGCGATCATCACCGGTGGGCCCACCGGGATCCGCATCGCCGAGGCGATGCTCAGCAGATTCGCGTCGGACGTCCCGACGCGACCGGTCGACCTCCTGCTGCACGGGCTCGCGGTGACCATGACCCGCGGGTATGCGGAGGGCGTGCCCACGCTCCGGTGCGCTCTGGCGGTGCTCCGGGATTCCGCGCGCGACGCCATCCGGGACAACACCGTCCGCCCCTGGCTGTGGATCGCCGGACGGGTCGCCGTGGGCATCCTCGACGACGAACTCGCCCATGTGCTGGCGGAGTGCGATGTCGCGATGGCCCGCGCCGACGGCGCACTGGCGCGCCTGCCCGCGTCGCTGAACTTCCACGCGAACGTCCTGGTGATCAGTGGACAGCTCACCCGCGCCGGCGAGCTGGCGGCGGAGGCGGCAGCCATTGCGGACGCGACCGGCGGCGTGCAGATGCGCCACGCTCAGGCGATCCTGGCCGGATGGCGCGGCGATCAGGCGGAGACGGACGCGCTGAACGATCTCACCTTCCACGACCCGAGCTACCCGGCGGACGGCACGGAGGTCGCCCTCGCACAGTACGCGACCGCCGTCCTGCACAACGGACTCGGCGAGTATGCGCTGGCACGGGAGGCTGCCGCCAAGGCCTGCGATTCCATCGAGCTGTCCCTCAGCACGGTCGCGTTGCCGGAACTGATCGAGGCATCCGTACGCACCGGAGAACCGGAGCGCGCGGCAGTGGCGCTCGAGGAGTTGAGTGCCCGGGCGCGGGCGAGCGACACGTCGTGGGCGCGCGGGCTCGAGGCACGGTCGCGGGCTCTGACGGTCACGGGCCCCGGCGCCGAGGACCACTACCGTGAGGCCACCGCCCGCCTCGACGATTCCCGCGTGCGTGGTGAAGCGGCCCGCGCCCACCTCCTCTACGGCGAGTGGCTGCGCCGCGAGGGCCGGCGCCAGGACGCCCGCGAGCAGCTGCGCACCGCCCACGAGCTCCTGACCGACATGGGCGCCGTGGCGTTCGCCGCGCGCGCCGCGCGGGAGCTGCGCGCCACCGGCGAGCGCCCGCAGAAGCGCACGGCGCAACCCACCGATGCGCTCACCTCTCAGGAGCTGCACATCGCACGGTTGGTGGCGACCGGGGCGACCTCGCGCGAAGTGGGCACGCAGCTGTTTCTCAGCCCCCGCACGATCGAGGCCCATCTGCGCAACATCTTCCGCAAACTCGGCATCTCCTCCCGTCGGCAGCTGAAGGAGTTGCCGCTGGGCTGA
- a CDS encoding TetR/AcrR family transcriptional regulator: MESAVKSTSSYRQEQAAATKERIAAAAQRLFARDGYSATSMEAIAKAAGVGNRTVYVAFGAKREILNLICERWLERAGARTLASEILAEPDPLRRLRGAARWLTVLYSTDFDVVRILDAAIDEDAETRTLLRAKLRGRARVMDSLIASVEAHLAVPLADAQAVYRAFAAAGVYGELVGDSGWSAARFEQWLADTLVAQLWRSSDGRE, from the coding sequence GTGGAAAGCGCCGTCAAGAGCACCTCGTCGTATCGGCAAGAGCAGGCCGCGGCGACGAAGGAGCGCATCGCGGCAGCCGCCCAACGACTCTTCGCCCGGGACGGCTACTCGGCGACGAGCATGGAAGCGATCGCGAAGGCGGCGGGGGTCGGCAACCGGACGGTCTACGTCGCCTTCGGCGCGAAGCGCGAGATTCTGAACCTCATCTGCGAGAGGTGGCTCGAGCGAGCCGGGGCGAGGACGCTCGCGAGCGAGATACTCGCGGAACCGGATCCGCTGCGGCGACTGCGGGGAGCCGCCCGGTGGCTCACGGTCCTGTACTCGACGGACTTCGATGTGGTCCGCATCCTGGATGCCGCCATCGACGAGGATGCCGAGACTCGCACGTTGCTGCGCGCCAAGCTCCGCGGACGCGCGCGCGTGATGGACTCGTTGATCGCCTCGGTCGAGGCGCACCTCGCCGTACCGCTCGCCGACGCGCAGGCGGTCTACCGGGCGTTCGCCGCCGCAGGGGTGTACGGGGAACTGGTCGGCGATTCCGGATGGTCGGCTGCCAGGTTCGAGCAGTGGCTCGCGGACACGCTCGTGGCCCAACTGTGGCGGTCGTCCGACGGGCGGGAGTAG
- a CDS encoding helix-turn-helix transcriptional regulator, producing the protein MIRPPYRRAPGAFRVAAGAAPLRRVEPHHLVASGGRWYLVAWDLERDDWRIFRADRITPRTPTGPRFTPREVPGGDARAFVSARFKGSAQADRWPCTGTVVLHLPADAVRPFAGDGTVEEVAPDRCRYTAGSWSWPALAAALGRFDADMEVVGPPELADAFARLAARYAAGARR; encoded by the coding sequence ATGATCCGTCCACCCTACCGCCGCGCCCCGGGCGCTTTCCGCGTCGCGGCCGGTGCGGCACCACTGCGACGCGTGGAGCCGCACCATCTGGTGGCCTCCGGGGGCCGCTGGTACCTCGTCGCCTGGGACCTGGAACGCGACGACTGGCGCATCTTCCGTGCGGACCGGATCACACCGCGCACCCCGACCGGGCCACGGTTCACGCCGCGGGAGGTTCCCGGCGGCGATGCGCGCGCGTTCGTCTCGGCGCGGTTCAAGGGATCGGCGCAGGCCGACCGCTGGCCGTGCACGGGCACGGTCGTGCTGCACCTCCCGGCGGATGCGGTGCGGCCCTTCGCCGGCGACGGCACGGTCGAGGAGGTGGCACCGGACCGCTGCCGCTACACCGCCGGTTCCTGGTCGTGGCCGGCCCTCGCCGCCGCTCTAGGCCGGTTCGACGCCGACATGGAGGTGGTGGGCCCGCCGGAGCTCGCCGACGCGTTCGCTCGGCTCGCCGCCCGCTACGCCGCGGGAGCGAGGCGCTGA
- a CDS encoding ester cyclase codes for MNETMSATPALKVVERILHEGFAGGDVTVVDELCSPDLIEHQFGMEGTGEAAIAKIKKGITEVHRGMPDLTFTIQGWAERDDIVWVLAEGTATNTGPFFGPPTGKRVRFTVIDVARVRDGRIVEHWGVPDRFAIMTRMGRLGAPSDGRPSAAL; via the coding sequence ATGAACGAGACCATGTCGGCAACGCCGGCGCTGAAGGTCGTCGAGCGCATCCTGCACGAGGGGTTCGCCGGCGGCGACGTCACCGTCGTCGACGAGCTGTGCTCACCGGATCTGATCGAGCATCAGTTCGGCATGGAGGGCACCGGGGAAGCGGCGATCGCGAAGATCAAGAAGGGCATCACCGAAGTGCACCGGGGCATGCCCGATCTGACCTTCACCATCCAGGGCTGGGCGGAGCGGGACGACATCGTGTGGGTGCTCGCGGAGGGCACCGCGACGAACACCGGCCCCTTCTTCGGCCCACCCACCGGCAAGCGGGTCCGTTTCACCGTGATCGACGTCGCGCGAGTGCGTGACGGGCGCATCGTCGAACACTGGGGCGTGCCCGACCGGTTCGCCATCATGACGCGCATGGGCCGACTCGGGGCACCCTCGGACGGCCGCCCGTCCGCGGCGCTCTGA
- a CDS encoding DUF1295 domain-containing protein yields the protein MDPLTLVLLVFGVACAFCWVMSLITKDTSWVDRLWSIVPAVYVWIFAAAGIASGEDAGRLLLMAILVTAWAARLTFNFARRGGYTGMEDYRWAILRGRMKPWQFQLFNLFFIVLYQNALLVLITLPALVAFQNPAPLNGWDIAFGALFLAFLVGEFLADQQQWDFHQAKKRAGGRLEPGFVTSGLFRVSRHPNYFFEQAQWWAFYALGATAAVAAGHGFWGGAVNASIVGAVLLTVLFIGSTIFTESISASKYPAYAEYRRTTSMLIPWPPKRRRERVRAA from the coding sequence ATGGACCCGCTGACTCTCGTTCTCCTCGTGTTCGGCGTCGCCTGCGCGTTCTGCTGGGTCATGTCGCTCATCACCAAGGACACCTCCTGGGTCGACCGGCTCTGGTCGATCGTTCCGGCGGTGTACGTGTGGATCTTCGCCGCCGCCGGCATCGCGTCGGGCGAGGATGCCGGGCGTCTGCTGCTCATGGCGATCCTCGTCACCGCGTGGGCTGCGCGCCTGACCTTCAACTTCGCGCGCCGGGGCGGCTACACCGGCATGGAGGACTACCGCTGGGCGATCCTGCGCGGTCGGATGAAGCCGTGGCAGTTCCAGCTGTTCAATCTCTTCTTCATCGTGCTCTACCAGAACGCCCTGCTCGTCCTGATCACGCTGCCGGCGCTCGTCGCGTTCCAGAACCCGGCGCCGCTGAACGGGTGGGACATCGCGTTCGGGGCACTGTTCCTCGCCTTCCTGGTGGGCGAGTTCCTCGCGGACCAGCAGCAGTGGGACTTCCACCAGGCGAAGAAGCGCGCCGGTGGGCGCCTCGAGCCGGGCTTCGTCACCTCGGGACTGTTCCGGGTGAGCCGGCACCCGAACTACTTCTTCGAGCAGGCGCAGTGGTGGGCGTTCTACGCGCTGGGCGCGACGGCCGCAGTCGCGGCCGGGCACGGGTTCTGGGGCGGAGCGGTCAACGCGTCCATCGTCGGCGCCGTTCTGCTGACGGTCCTGTTCATCGGCTCGACGATCTTCACCGAGTCGATCAGCGCCTCGAAGTACCCCGCCTACGCCGAGTACCGGCGCACCACCTCGATGCTCATCCCGTGGCCGCCCAAGCGTCGGCGCGAGCGGGTGCGCGCGGCCTGA
- a CDS encoding ATP-dependent DNA ligase, whose amino-acid sequence MGRFTYDPHTAVEFDDRLLAHLQIVIGSKLRRGECFFFTWKDDVSLGSGRKVVWMHQGASLTFKFHGSRAPRINPLWTDALAKAANSPGGMYVMREPEPDADPVGQSALVG is encoded by the coding sequence ATGGGCAGATTCACCTACGACCCTCATACCGCGGTTGAGTTCGACGATCGTCTCCTCGCTCACCTGCAGATCGTCATCGGCTCCAAGCTGCGCCGGGGGGAATGCTTCTTCTTCACCTGGAAGGACGACGTCAGCCTCGGCAGCGGGCGCAAGGTCGTCTGGATGCACCAGGGCGCCTCGCTCACCTTCAAGTTCCACGGCAGCCGCGCCCCGCGGATCAATCCGCTGTGGACGGACGCGCTCGCGAAGGCGGCGAATTCACCCGGCGGGATGTATGTGATGCGCGAGCCGGAGCCCGACGCCGATCCGGTCGGGCAGTCCGCCCTGGTCGGATGA